The Gouania willdenowi chromosome 7, fGouWil2.1, whole genome shotgun sequence genome includes a window with the following:
- the ccnt1 gene encoding cyclin-T1 isoform X1: MAAALRSPPVSCNNKWYYTRQQIDDNPSRRAGLDPDKELSYRQQAANLLQDMGQRLNVSQLTINTAIVYMHRFYMVQSFTRFHRNVISPAALFLAAKVEEQPRKLEHVIKVAHACLNPQEPSPDTRSDAYLQEAQDLVILESIILQTLAFEITIDHPHTHVVKCTQLVRVVPASKDLAQTSYFMATNSLHLTTFCLQYSPPVVACVCIHLACKWSNWEIPVSTDEKHWWEYVDPTVTLELLDDLTHEFLQILEKTPNRLKRIRNWKAGGQTPKAKPKVQEEGDQRDTMINMISMASSESTVAGLMSLSAPPSSSSSSAVDKDRGGSAQTWSGKVSAVAEQQQQNHEVHTPAKVSLSEYRAKNADVLAAQKRKLENMEASVKREYANAAQALIGQQHRKERQHHHQQSSSNSDLSNPSPIILKIPLEKERQDRSSLKMRFPLGGGGGGGGSSSARAGGGGGGQDPDIKVRIRVPDKQKGSSGEESKRDKHRERSNHHHHRHHHSSSSSSSSASLSSSHKHSSASNVALGGSKKAQGDSSRTSSSSSSRKRTHSQDPTAVPHPASKVTKTSRYPYPLPTLASSSGHGPDLLPTLGLPHHQGAYAYTKGEKTDTNGHGGAGGAHPNEYQDTFEMLNSLLSAQGVQPSQPSMFEYRSQYGGEYRYGTGTRGSNSRPPPLPSEPPPPLPPLPK, translated from the exons ATGGCGGCTGCGCTTCGTTCACCTCCTGTAAGCTGTAACAACAAATGGTATTACACGCGGCAGCAGATTGACGACAACCCATCTCGGCGAGCGGGACTCGACCCGGACAAGGAGCTGTCGTACCGGCAACAGGCGGCCAACCTGCTCCAGGACATGGGCCAGCGGCTCAACGT GTCTCAACTTACCATAAATACTGCTATTGTGTACATGCATCGCTTCTACATGGTCCAGTCATTCACCAGATTTCACAGAAAT GTTATCTCTCCCGCGGCGCTCTTCCTTGCTGCAAAGGTAGAAGAGCAGCCCAGGAAACTGGAACATGTGATCAAGGTGGCCCACGCGTGTTTGAACCCCCAAGAGCCGTCGCCAGACACACGCAGTGAT GCCTACCTACAAGAAGCACAAGACCTGGTCATTCTAGAGAGCATCATTCTGCAGACCCTGG cTTTCGAAATCACCATCGATCACCCGCACACCCATGTAGTGAAGTGCACGCAGCTGGTCCGAG ttgttccaGCGAGTAAAGATTTGGCTCAAACATCTTACTTCATGGCCACCAACAG TCTTCACCTGACCACGTTCTGCCTGCAGTACAGCCCCCCAGTGGTGGCCTGCGTGTGCATCCATCTGGCCTGCAAGTGGTCCAACTGGGAGATTCCCGTATCAACAGACGAGAAACACTGGTGGGAGTACGTCGACCCCACAGTCACACTTGAGTTGTTGGACG ACCTCACACATGAGTTCCTACAGATCCTGGAGAAAACACCCAACAGGCTGAAGCGGATTCGAAACTGGAAG GCTGGAGGCCAAACTCCGAAGGCCAAGCCTAAAGTCCAGGAGGAGGGCGACCAGAGGGACACAATGATCAACATGATCTCCATGGCTTCATCAGAGAGTACTGTGGCCGGTCTGATGAGCCTCTCTGCGCCAccgtcgtcttcttcttcttctgcggTTGATAAGGACCGAGGTGGCAGCGCGCAGACGTGGAGCGGCAAAGTTTCAGCCGTAGCCGAGCAACAGCAGCAAAACCACGAGGTTCACACACCCGCTAAGGTCTCTCTGAGTGAGTACCGCGCCAAGAACGCCGACGTCCTTGCAGCTCAGAAACGGAAGCTGGAGAACATGGAGGCGAGTGTGAAGAGGGAGTACGCCAATGCAGCTcaggctctgattggtcagcagcACAGGAAGGAGAGGCAGCACCATCACCAGCAGTCCAGCTCCAACTCAGACTTGTCCAACCCCTCACCTATCATCCTAAAAATCCCTCTGGAGAAGGAGAGGCAGGACAGGAGCTCCCTGAAAATGCGCTTCCCACTGGGAGGAGGCGGCGGTGGGGGGGGCAGCAGCAGTGCACGagcaggagggggaggagggggtcAGGACCCCGACATTAAAGTCAGAATACGAGTGCCTGACAAGCAGAAGGGGAGTTCTGGTGAGGAGAGCAAGAGGGACAAGCACAGGGAGCGCTCCAACCATCACCACCACCGTCACcatcactcctcctcctcctcctccagcagCGCCTCGCTCTCCTcctcacacaaacactcgtccGCCTCTAACGTGGCGCTCGGGGGCAGCAAAAAAGCCCAGGGCGACTCGTCTCGAaccagctcctcctcctcctccagaaAGAGGACGCACTCCCAGGACCCCACCGCCGTGCCCCATCCCGCTTCCAAAGTCACAAAGACCTCCAGGTACCCCTACCCGCTCCCGACCCTCGCCTCCTCCTCCGGACACGGCCCCGACCTGCTCCCCACCCTTGGCCTGCCCCACCACCAGGGGGCGTACGCGTACACTAAAGGTGAAAAGACGGACACTAACGGTCACGGCGGGGCGGGGGGCGCCCACCCCAACGAGTACCAGGACACGTTTGAGATGTTGAACTCACTTCTGAGCGCGCAGGGCGTGCAGCCCTCACAGCCGTCCATGTTTGAGTACAGGTCTCAGTACGGAGGGGAATACCGCTACGGCACCGGGACCAGAGGTAGCAACTCCAGACCCCCACCACTGCCCTCAGAACCCCCTCCCCCTCTACCCCCCCTGCCCAAATAA
- the ccnt1 gene encoding cyclin-T1 isoform X2, with protein sequence MAAALRSPPVSCNNKWYYTRQQIDDNPSRRAGLDPDKELSYRQQAANLLQDMGQRLNVSQLTINTAIVYMHRFYMVQSFTRFHRNVISPAALFLAAKVEEQPRKLEHVIKVAHACLNPQEPSPDTRSDAYLQEAQDLVILESIILQTLAFEITIDHPHTHVVKCTQLVRASKDLAQTSYFMATNSLHLTTFCLQYSPPVVACVCIHLACKWSNWEIPVSTDEKHWWEYVDPTVTLELLDDLTHEFLQILEKTPNRLKRIRNWKAGGQTPKAKPKVQEEGDQRDTMINMISMASSESTVAGLMSLSAPPSSSSSSAVDKDRGGSAQTWSGKVSAVAEQQQQNHEVHTPAKVSLSEYRAKNADVLAAQKRKLENMEASVKREYANAAQALIGQQHRKERQHHHQQSSSNSDLSNPSPIILKIPLEKERQDRSSLKMRFPLGGGGGGGGSSSARAGGGGGGQDPDIKVRIRVPDKQKGSSGEESKRDKHRERSNHHHHRHHHSSSSSSSSASLSSSHKHSSASNVALGGSKKAQGDSSRTSSSSSSRKRTHSQDPTAVPHPASKVTKTSRYPYPLPTLASSSGHGPDLLPTLGLPHHQGAYAYTKGEKTDTNGHGGAGGAHPNEYQDTFEMLNSLLSAQGVQPSQPSMFEYRSQYGGEYRYGTGTRGSNSRPPPLPSEPPPPLPPLPK encoded by the exons ATGGCGGCTGCGCTTCGTTCACCTCCTGTAAGCTGTAACAACAAATGGTATTACACGCGGCAGCAGATTGACGACAACCCATCTCGGCGAGCGGGACTCGACCCGGACAAGGAGCTGTCGTACCGGCAACAGGCGGCCAACCTGCTCCAGGACATGGGCCAGCGGCTCAACGT GTCTCAACTTACCATAAATACTGCTATTGTGTACATGCATCGCTTCTACATGGTCCAGTCATTCACCAGATTTCACAGAAAT GTTATCTCTCCCGCGGCGCTCTTCCTTGCTGCAAAGGTAGAAGAGCAGCCCAGGAAACTGGAACATGTGATCAAGGTGGCCCACGCGTGTTTGAACCCCCAAGAGCCGTCGCCAGACACACGCAGTGAT GCCTACCTACAAGAAGCACAAGACCTGGTCATTCTAGAGAGCATCATTCTGCAGACCCTGG cTTTCGAAATCACCATCGATCACCCGCACACCCATGTAGTGAAGTGCACGCAGCTGGTCCGAG CGAGTAAAGATTTGGCTCAAACATCTTACTTCATGGCCACCAACAG TCTTCACCTGACCACGTTCTGCCTGCAGTACAGCCCCCCAGTGGTGGCCTGCGTGTGCATCCATCTGGCCTGCAAGTGGTCCAACTGGGAGATTCCCGTATCAACAGACGAGAAACACTGGTGGGAGTACGTCGACCCCACAGTCACACTTGAGTTGTTGGACG ACCTCACACATGAGTTCCTACAGATCCTGGAGAAAACACCCAACAGGCTGAAGCGGATTCGAAACTGGAAG GCTGGAGGCCAAACTCCGAAGGCCAAGCCTAAAGTCCAGGAGGAGGGCGACCAGAGGGACACAATGATCAACATGATCTCCATGGCTTCATCAGAGAGTACTGTGGCCGGTCTGATGAGCCTCTCTGCGCCAccgtcgtcttcttcttcttctgcggTTGATAAGGACCGAGGTGGCAGCGCGCAGACGTGGAGCGGCAAAGTTTCAGCCGTAGCCGAGCAACAGCAGCAAAACCACGAGGTTCACACACCCGCTAAGGTCTCTCTGAGTGAGTACCGCGCCAAGAACGCCGACGTCCTTGCAGCTCAGAAACGGAAGCTGGAGAACATGGAGGCGAGTGTGAAGAGGGAGTACGCCAATGCAGCTcaggctctgattggtcagcagcACAGGAAGGAGAGGCAGCACCATCACCAGCAGTCCAGCTCCAACTCAGACTTGTCCAACCCCTCACCTATCATCCTAAAAATCCCTCTGGAGAAGGAGAGGCAGGACAGGAGCTCCCTGAAAATGCGCTTCCCACTGGGAGGAGGCGGCGGTGGGGGGGGCAGCAGCAGTGCACGagcaggagggggaggagggggtcAGGACCCCGACATTAAAGTCAGAATACGAGTGCCTGACAAGCAGAAGGGGAGTTCTGGTGAGGAGAGCAAGAGGGACAAGCACAGGGAGCGCTCCAACCATCACCACCACCGTCACcatcactcctcctcctcctcctccagcagCGCCTCGCTCTCCTcctcacacaaacactcgtccGCCTCTAACGTGGCGCTCGGGGGCAGCAAAAAAGCCCAGGGCGACTCGTCTCGAaccagctcctcctcctcctccagaaAGAGGACGCACTCCCAGGACCCCACCGCCGTGCCCCATCCCGCTTCCAAAGTCACAAAGACCTCCAGGTACCCCTACCCGCTCCCGACCCTCGCCTCCTCCTCCGGACACGGCCCCGACCTGCTCCCCACCCTTGGCCTGCCCCACCACCAGGGGGCGTACGCGTACACTAAAGGTGAAAAGACGGACACTAACGGTCACGGCGGGGCGGGGGGCGCCCACCCCAACGAGTACCAGGACACGTTTGAGATGTTGAACTCACTTCTGAGCGCGCAGGGCGTGCAGCCCTCACAGCCGTCCATGTTTGAGTACAGGTCTCAGTACGGAGGGGAATACCGCTACGGCACCGGGACCAGAGGTAGCAACTCCAGACCCCCACCACTGCCCTCAGAACCCCCTCCCCCTCTACCCCCCCTGCCCAAATAA
- the sarnp gene encoding SAP domain-containing ribonucleoprotein has translation MAEVIELQKLKLAELRQECEARGLETKGNKGELIARLQAYLEEHEDDVDVDDVLAEDSVEYTKVESSNNIKNSKDSAESAEDEPAAEAEKKVVKIAPLSTATERLQKRAERFNLPETAESKKATRAARFGLPTDASSPSPGLLANSKGAAVNVDQLKKRAERFGMNVSSISQKIEDDEKLKKRKERFGILTSAGSAAAGDVEVKKMKRAERFGKV, from the exons ATGGCTGAAGTCATAGAGCTACAGAAGCTGAAG CTTGCTGAACTGAGGCAGGAGTGCGAGGCCCGAGGTCTGGAGACCAAGGGAAACAAAGGGGAGCTGATCGCACGGCTCCAGGCTTACCTTGAGGAGCATG AAGATGACGTGGACGTAGATGATGTACTAGCAGAGGATTCAGTG GAATACACAAAGGTTGAGAGctcaaacaacattaaaaacagcaAAGACTCTGCTGAATCTGCTGAGGATGAGCC AGCTGCTGAGGCTGAGAAGAAGGTGGTGAAAATAGCTCCTCTATCAACTGCCACTGAG AGACTGCAGAAAAGAGCCGAACGCTTCAACCTGCCAGAGACCGCTGAGAGCAAGAAAGCTACACGAGCCGCAAG GTTTGGCTTACCAACCGACGCGTCCAGCCCGTCTCCAGGTCTGCTGGCTAACAGTAAAGGGGCTGCG GTGAACGTCGATCAGCTGAAGAAAAGAGCGGAGAGATTCGGGATGAACGTCTCGTCCATTTCACAAAAG atTGAAGATGATGAAAAGCTGAAAAAGAGGAAGGAGCGGTTTGGGATATTAACAAGTGCAGGATCAGCCGCTGCAGGCGACGTCGAG GTTAAGAAAATGAAGCGCGCTGAAAGATTTGGGaaagtgtaa